One region of Catenuloplanes indicus genomic DNA includes:
- a CDS encoding alpha/beta hydrolase: MRPPYDAAVEAVLTAAGLADDAPVPTADSLIAGLRTANHEDLSVFEVARRDITVDGHRGAALTGTVFSRPDHTGSGPGLFVLHGGGMVGGTRFTGLSLILPLLAAHDVVVVSVDHRLAPEHPDPFPVEDAYAALNWTARNAGDLGIDPGRLIVAGISSGGGLAAGAALLARDRGGPALLGQLLICPMLDDRDRTVSARQFERSGTWTRAHNRLAWTALLGARAGTFDVSAYAAPARAADLSGLPPAFIDVGSADVLRDEAVAYAGRIWADGGAAELHVWPGGTHAWDALVPESPMARAAARARSDWLGRLIAAPALV; this comes from the coding sequence ACGACGCGGCCGTCGAGGCGGTGCTCACCGCCGCCGGCCTGGCCGACGACGCACCGGTGCCGACCGCCGACTCGCTGATCGCCGGGCTGCGCACCGCGAACCACGAGGATCTGAGCGTGTTCGAGGTGGCGCGGCGGGACATCACCGTCGACGGCCACCGGGGCGCCGCGCTGACCGGCACCGTGTTCAGCCGTCCCGACCACACCGGCAGCGGGCCCGGCCTGTTCGTGCTGCACGGCGGCGGGATGGTCGGCGGCACCCGGTTCACCGGCCTGTCGCTGATCCTGCCGCTGCTGGCCGCACACGACGTGGTGGTGGTCTCGGTCGACCACCGGCTGGCGCCGGAGCACCCGGACCCGTTCCCGGTGGAGGACGCGTACGCGGCGCTGAACTGGACCGCGCGGAACGCGGGCGACCTCGGCATCGACCCGGGCCGGCTGATCGTCGCGGGGATCAGCTCCGGCGGTGGCCTGGCCGCCGGCGCCGCGCTGCTGGCCCGCGACCGCGGCGGCCCGGCGCTGCTGGGTCAGCTGCTGATCTGCCCGATGCTCGACGACCGGGATCGGACCGTGTCGGCCCGGCAGTTCGAGCGCAGCGGCACCTGGACCCGGGCGCACAACCGGCTCGCCTGGACCGCGCTGCTCGGTGCGCGGGCCGGCACGTTCGACGTCTCCGCCTACGCGGCACCGGCCCGGGCCGCGGACCTGTCCGGGTTGCCGCCCGCGTTCATCGACGTGGGCTCGGCGGACGTGCTGCGGGACGAGGCGGTGGCGTACGCCGGCCGGATCTGGGCCGACGGCGGCGCCGCGGAACTGCACGTCTGGCCCGGCGGCACGCACGCGTGGGACGCGCTGGTCCCGGAGTCGCCGATGGCCCGCGCCGCGGCCCGTGCCCGGTCGGACTGGCTGGGACGGCTGATCGCCGCCCCGGCCCTCGTCTGA
- a CDS encoding VOC family protein, giving the protein MKKEDLLRATHPTVQFDGLSLDVRNLDSQAAFWHAALGGGTLRPEGPGRARIDRIPRRPDAEILRLRQVPDLSPDGARVHLDLRLAGDQPDELIEAGATVVRKPGDDPWFVMADPEGNQFCAYPAVDERPPGIFELVVKCEVAHDLAKWWGTVLGGRIEQEGEAVLVVGAPEFPWDFMVFDPVPDPRPVRPHLHWHVTLRDETPAELLKHGARLISGPDGDEDGWLLADPEGNRFHARAAETAKPT; this is encoded by the coding sequence ATGAAGAAGGAAGATTTGCTCCGGGCGACACACCCGACGGTGCAGTTCGACGGGTTGTCACTCGACGTCAGGAACCTGGACTCACAGGCCGCGTTCTGGCATGCCGCGCTGGGCGGCGGCACACTTCGGCCGGAAGGGCCGGGACGGGCCCGGATCGACCGGATACCGCGGCGCCCGGACGCGGAGATCCTCCGCCTGCGGCAGGTGCCGGACCTGTCGCCGGACGGCGCCCGCGTGCACCTGGATCTGCGGCTGGCCGGCGATCAGCCGGACGAGCTGATCGAGGCCGGTGCGACCGTGGTGCGGAAGCCGGGCGACGATCCGTGGTTCGTGATGGCCGACCCGGAGGGCAACCAGTTCTGTGCCTACCCGGCGGTCGACGAGCGGCCGCCGGGGATCTTCGAGCTGGTGGTGAAGTGCGAGGTGGCGCACGATCTCGCGAAGTGGTGGGGCACGGTGCTCGGCGGCCGGATCGAGCAGGAGGGCGAGGCGGTGCTGGTGGTCGGCGCACCCGAGTTCCCCTGGGACTTCATGGTGTTCGACCCGGTGCCGGACCCGCGCCCGGTCCGCCCGCACCTGCACTGGCACGTCACGCTGCGGGACGAGACGCCGGCCGAGCTGCTCAAGCACGGTGCGCGGCTGATCTCCGGGCCGGACGGTGACGAGGACGGCTGGCTGCTGGCGGACCCGGAGGGCAACCGGTTCCACGCGCGTGCGGCCGAGACCGCGAAACCGACATAG
- a CDS encoding nuclear transport factor 2 family protein yields the protein MTVVSPHPNAELLRLLYTDFSQIHRYAAPDVRLHPADRTPGTVPLVGVAAFLSREKALVDATRGTLFMDVESVYANDFYGTVIGTLRATVDGEIAMPFCGLWRFADGRIVEHWQNAYDAPALVRALNGEW from the coding sequence ATGACCGTCGTCTCCCCGCACCCGAACGCGGAACTGCTCCGGCTCCTCTACACCGACTTCAGCCAGATCCACCGGTACGCGGCGCCGGACGTCCGGCTCCATCCGGCCGACCGCACACCGGGCACGGTGCCGCTGGTGGGCGTGGCAGCCTTCCTGAGCCGGGAGAAGGCGCTGGTCGACGCGACCCGCGGCACGCTTTTCATGGACGTGGAGTCGGTGTACGCCAACGACTTCTACGGCACGGTGATCGGCACGCTGCGCGCCACCGTCGACGGCGAGATCGCGATGCCGTTCTGCGGCCTGTGGCGGTTCGCCGACGGCCGGATCGTCGAGCACTGGCAGAACGCCTACGACGCTCCCGCACTGGTGCGCGCGCTCAACGGGGAGTGGTAG
- a CDS encoding GntR family transcriptional regulator, translating into MPLPSIDLDRTASEPLYLQVSTALVDAIENGLLAPGERLPDEVSFASSLGVSRPTMRRAIEELVADGLLTRKRGAGTRVNDVQVRRRVALTSLHDDLTAAGRHPTTRVLGFDPGAVDRHASRMLGLPDGERLVHCERLRYADGEPLAILRNWLPPRFGAVTAADLAAHGLYHLLGERGGRPAVATQRITARAATAAQARLLDIGHGAPLISMQRTAFDAAGSPVEFADNLYRADHYAIDVTVYTR; encoded by the coding sequence GTGCCACTCCCGTCCATCGACCTCGACCGCACCGCGTCCGAACCGCTGTATCTGCAGGTCAGCACCGCTCTGGTCGACGCTATCGAGAACGGCCTGCTGGCTCCCGGCGAACGCCTGCCGGACGAGGTCTCGTTCGCCTCGTCGCTCGGCGTCTCCCGGCCCACCATGCGCCGCGCGATCGAGGAACTGGTCGCGGACGGCCTGCTCACCCGCAAACGCGGCGCCGGCACCCGGGTCAACGACGTCCAGGTCCGCCGCCGGGTCGCGCTCACCAGCCTGCACGACGACCTCACCGCGGCCGGCCGGCACCCGACCACCCGGGTGCTCGGCTTCGACCCCGGCGCCGTCGACCGGCACGCCAGCCGCATGCTCGGCCTACCCGACGGCGAGCGACTGGTCCACTGCGAGCGGCTGCGCTATGCCGACGGCGAGCCGCTCGCCATCCTCCGCAACTGGCTGCCGCCCCGGTTCGGCGCCGTGACCGCCGCCGACCTCGCGGCCCACGGCCTCTACCACCTGCTCGGCGAGCGCGGCGGCCGGCCCGCGGTGGCCACGCAGCGGATCACCGCCCGCGCGGCCACCGCGGCCCAGGCCCGCCTGCTCGACATCGGCCACGGCGCCCCGCTGATCAGCATGCAGCGCACCGCGTTCGACGCCGCCGGCTCCCCGGTGGAATTCGCCGACAACCTGTACCGCGCCGACCACTACGCCATCGACGTCACCGTCTACACCCGCTGA
- the iolC gene encoding 5-dehydro-2-deoxygluconokinase, with protein sequence MAGFEVVTMGRVGVDIYPLQTGVGLEDVETFGKFLGGSATNVAVAAARHGRRTAVITRVGPDPFGRYVRRTLTELGVDNRFVTEVEGLATPVTFCEIFPPDDFPLYFYRQPIAPDLVMKPEELDQETIKAASLFWCTVTGLSREPSRAAHHAAWEAREKRSHTVLDLDYRPMFWDSPAEARSEIEKALPHVTVAVGNLTECTVATGETDPEKAADALLRTGVELAIVKLGPDGVLARTHTGSVRVPSTPVDVVNGLGAGDGFGGALCHGLLNDWPLTRLISFANTAGAIVAGRLECSTAMPTTAEVERALEAGRA encoded by the coding sequence ATGGCCGGGTTTGAGGTTGTCACGATGGGGCGCGTCGGCGTCGACATCTACCCGCTGCAGACCGGGGTCGGGCTGGAGGACGTCGAGACGTTCGGGAAGTTCCTCGGTGGCAGCGCGACGAACGTGGCGGTGGCGGCGGCGCGGCACGGGCGGCGGACCGCGGTGATCACCCGGGTCGGGCCGGACCCGTTCGGGCGCTACGTGCGGCGGACGCTGACCGAGCTGGGCGTGGACAACCGCTTCGTGACCGAGGTCGAGGGCCTGGCCACGCCGGTGACGTTCTGCGAGATCTTCCCGCCGGACGACTTCCCGCTCTACTTCTACCGCCAGCCGATCGCCCCCGATCTGGTGATGAAGCCGGAAGAGCTGGACCAGGAAACCATAAAAGCGGCAAGCCTCTTCTGGTGTACGGTGACCGGCCTCTCCAGGGAACCGAGCCGCGCAGCCCACCACGCGGCATGGGAAGCCCGGGAGAAGAGGAGCCACACCGTCCTGGACCTCGACTACCGGCCGATGTTCTGGGACTCACCCGCCGAAGCACGAAGTGAGATCGAGAAGGCGCTGCCGCACGTCACCGTCGCGGTCGGCAATCTCACCGAGTGCACCGTCGCCACCGGCGAGACCGACCCGGAGAAGGCCGCCGACGCGCTGCTGAGGACCGGCGTCGAGCTGGCGATCGTCAAGCTCGGCCCCGACGGCGTGCTGGCCAGGACGCACACCGGGTCGGTACGCGTCCCGAGCACCCCGGTCGACGTGGTCAACGGCCTCGGCGCCGGTGACGGGTTCGGCGGCGCGCTCTGCCACGGCCTCCTGAACGACTGGCCGTTGACCAGACTGATCAGTTTCGCGAACACCGCCGGTGCGATCGTCGCCGGCCGGCTGGAGTGCTCCACCGCGATGCCCACCACCGCCGAGGTCGAACGCGCGCTGGAGGCCGGCCGTGCCTGA
- a CDS encoding Cgl0159 family (beta/alpha)8-fold protein: MPDFDKLRELRATRPEAIAEAAANRRRGSLHTPDGRLMLVAADHPARGALAVRGDRTAMADRYTLLTRLMTALDRPGVDGVLGTADVLEDLLLLGALDGKVAIGSMNRGGLAGAVFELDDRFTGYDAESVARMGFDGGKMLVRIDPGDPATVRTLESAATAVDALALHGRMAMVEPFLSHRTDGKVRNDLSTEAVIKSVAIASGLGGTSAYTWLKLPVVDDMAAVMSATTLPTLLLGGDPSGSLEETYARWGRALAAPGVRGLMVGRALLYPPDGDVESAVDTAVSLVHGRGVRA, from the coding sequence GTGCCTGACTTCGACAAGCTGCGCGAACTGCGCGCCACCCGCCCGGAGGCGATCGCGGAAGCGGCCGCGAACCGGCGCAGGGGCTCGCTGCACACGCCGGACGGCCGCCTCATGCTGGTGGCCGCGGACCACCCGGCCCGGGGCGCGCTCGCGGTCCGCGGCGACCGCACCGCGATGGCCGACCGGTACACGCTGCTGACCCGCCTGATGACGGCGCTGGACCGCCCCGGCGTGGACGGCGTGCTCGGCACCGCGGACGTGCTGGAGGACCTGCTGCTGCTCGGCGCGCTGGACGGCAAGGTCGCGATCGGCTCGATGAACCGCGGCGGCCTGGCCGGTGCGGTCTTCGAGCTGGACGACCGGTTCACCGGCTACGACGCCGAGTCGGTGGCGCGGATGGGCTTCGACGGCGGCAAGATGCTGGTCCGGATCGATCCCGGGGACCCGGCCACGGTACGCACGCTGGAGTCCGCCGCGACGGCGGTCGACGCGCTCGCACTGCACGGCAGGATGGCCATGGTCGAGCCGTTCCTGTCCCACCGCACCGACGGGAAGGTGCGCAACGACCTGAGCACCGAGGCCGTGATCAAGTCGGTGGCGATCGCATCCGGGCTCGGCGGCACCAGCGCGTACACCTGGCTGAAGCTCCCGGTCGTCGACGACATGGCGGCCGTGATGTCCGCGACCACGCTGCCCACGCTGCTGCTCGGCGGCGACCCGTCCGGCAGCCTGGAGGAGACCTACGCGCGCTGGGGCCGCGCCCTGGCCGCGCCCGGCGTGCGCGGGCTGATGGTCGGCCGAGCGCTGCTCTACCCGCCGGACGGCGACGTGGAGTCCGCCGTCGACACGGCGGTCTCGCTGGTCCACGGCCGGGGGGTGCGGGCATGA
- the iolB gene encoding 5-deoxy-glucuronate isomerase: MTVITDLTPQHAGWTYSGLRIIALEPGETYTTDTGDTEVIVVPLSGGCEVSTGAGDRATLAGRASVFDGPTDVVYVPIGTTLTIVATGQLKLAITSARATNPKPFRYVPVAAVPVELRGAGNCSRQVHNFGVPDVLDADRIIACEVLTPGGNWSSYPPHKHDEERDGESVLEEIYYFEVAGGGPGYQRVYGTPERPIDVTTEVRSGEIVLVPYGWHGPSMAAPGYDLYYLNVMAGPGARAWLIRDDPEHAWIRGTWADQEIDPRLPFGKGNPA, encoded by the coding sequence ATGACCGTGATCACCGACCTGACGCCGCAGCACGCCGGCTGGACCTACTCCGGGCTGCGGATCATCGCGCTGGAGCCGGGGGAGACCTACACCACGGACACCGGCGACACCGAGGTGATCGTGGTCCCGCTGAGTGGGGGATGCGAGGTGTCCACCGGCGCCGGCGACCGGGCGACCCTCGCCGGACGCGCGAGCGTGTTCGACGGCCCGACCGACGTCGTCTATGTCCCCATCGGCACGACGCTGACGATTGTCGCCACCGGCCAGCTCAAACTTGCGATCACCTCCGCGAGAGCCACGAACCCCAAGCCCTTCCGGTACGTGCCGGTGGCGGCCGTCCCGGTCGAGCTGCGCGGCGCCGGGAACTGTTCCCGGCAGGTGCACAACTTCGGCGTCCCGGACGTGCTGGACGCGGACCGGATCATCGCGTGCGAGGTGCTCACCCCCGGCGGCAACTGGTCGTCCTACCCGCCGCACAAGCACGACGAGGAGCGCGACGGCGAGTCCGTCCTCGAGGAGATCTACTACTTCGAGGTGGCCGGCGGCGGCCCCGGCTACCAGCGCGTCTACGGCACGCCGGAGCGCCCGATCGACGTCACCACCGAGGTCCGCAGCGGCGAGATCGTGCTGGTCCCGTACGGCTGGCACGGCCCGTCGATGGCCGCGCCCGGCTACGACCTGTACTACCTGAACGTGATGGCCGGGCCGGGCGCCCGCGCCTGGCTGATCCGCGACGACCCGGAGCACGCCTGGATCCGCGGCACCTGGGCGGACCAGGAGATCGACCCGCGACTGCCCTTCGGGAAGGGGAACCCGGCATGA
- the iolD gene encoding 3D-(3,5/4)-trihydroxycyclohexane-1,2-dione acylhydrolase (decyclizing), with product MRLTVGQATVRFLAAQRTERDGAEHRLIDGWFGIFGHGNVAGLGQALLEAELTDPGAAPYRQARNEQGMVHAAAGFARMRNRMSTLACTSSIGPGATNMVTGAALATVNRLPVLLFPGDVFATRVADPVLQQLEDPRAGDVSVNDTFRPVSRYFDRVWRPEQLPSALLNAARVLTDPVETGAVTIALPQDVQAEAYDWPDELFAPRVWHIPRPVPEPAALSRALDVIRTARKPLIIAGGGVIYSEATDALRTFAEATGVPVAETQAGKGSLSYDHPLSLGAVGATGTTAANEFAREADVVIGIGTRYSDFTTASRTAFAAEDVRFVNINVAAFDAAKHAGAMVVADARVALEQLTEALAGYRTDDAYREKAGRLAAEWDATVERAYRLEHKPLPAQTEVIGAVNDAAEPRDVVVCAAGSMPGDLHKLWRTRDPKGYHVEYGYSCMGYEIAGGLGVKLAAPDREVFVLVGDGSYLMMSQELVTAVQERIKLIVVLVQNHGYASIGRLSESVGAQRFGTAYRFRDDEGRLAGDTLPVDLAANARSLGAEVIRATTVGELTDALAAARKAEGVIVVHVDADPYQDSPGSGSWWDVPVAASSTLNTVRDANARYREGKRAQKHYL from the coding sequence ATGAGACTGACCGTGGGACAGGCGACCGTGCGGTTCCTGGCCGCGCAGCGCACCGAGCGGGACGGTGCCGAGCACCGGCTGATCGACGGCTGGTTCGGCATCTTCGGGCACGGCAACGTGGCCGGGCTGGGCCAGGCGCTGCTGGAGGCGGAGCTGACCGATCCGGGCGCGGCACCGTACCGGCAGGCCCGCAACGAGCAGGGCATGGTGCACGCCGCGGCCGGGTTCGCCCGGATGCGCAACCGGATGTCGACGCTGGCCTGCACCTCGTCGATCGGCCCGGGTGCCACGAACATGGTGACCGGCGCGGCGCTGGCCACGGTGAACCGGCTGCCGGTGCTGCTGTTCCCGGGCGACGTGTTCGCCACCCGGGTCGCGGACCCGGTGTTGCAGCAGCTGGAGGACCCGCGGGCCGGGGACGTCTCGGTCAACGACACGTTCCGGCCGGTGAGCCGCTACTTCGACCGGGTGTGGCGGCCGGAGCAGCTGCCGTCCGCGCTGCTCAACGCGGCGCGGGTGCTGACCGACCCGGTGGAGACCGGCGCGGTCACGATCGCGCTGCCGCAGGACGTGCAGGCGGAGGCGTACGACTGGCCGGACGAGCTGTTCGCGCCGCGCGTCTGGCACATCCCGCGCCCGGTGCCGGAGCCGGCGGCGCTGAGCCGGGCGCTGGACGTGATCAGAACCGCGCGGAAGCCGCTGATCATCGCGGGCGGCGGCGTCATCTACTCCGAGGCGACCGACGCGCTCAGGACCTTCGCGGAAGCGACCGGCGTCCCGGTGGCGGAGACGCAGGCCGGTAAGGGCTCGCTGTCCTACGACCACCCGCTCAGCCTCGGCGCGGTCGGCGCGACCGGTACCACGGCCGCGAACGAGTTCGCCCGCGAGGCCGACGTGGTGATCGGCATCGGCACCCGCTACAGCGACTTCACCACCGCGTCCCGCACGGCGTTCGCCGCGGAGGATGTCCGGTTCGTCAACATCAACGTCGCGGCGTTCGATGCCGCCAAGCACGCCGGCGCCATGGTGGTCGCGGACGCCCGCGTCGCACTGGAGCAGCTGACGGAAGCACTGGCCGGATACCGGACGGACGACGCGTACCGGGAGAAGGCGGGCCGGCTCGCGGCCGAGTGGGACGCGACCGTGGAGCGCGCCTACCGCCTGGAGCACAAGCCGCTGCCGGCGCAGACCGAGGTGATCGGCGCGGTCAACGACGCGGCCGAGCCGCGCGACGTGGTCGTCTGCGCCGCCGGTTCGATGCCCGGTGACCTGCACAAACTGTGGCGCACCCGGGATCCCAAGGGCTACCACGTGGAGTACGGCTACTCGTGCATGGGCTACGAGATCGCCGGTGGCCTGGGCGTGAAGCTGGCCGCGCCGGACCGGGAGGTGTTCGTCCTGGTCGGCGACGGCTCGTACCTGATGATGTCGCAGGAACTGGTCACCGCGGTCCAGGAGCGGATCAAGCTGATCGTGGTGCTGGTGCAGAACCACGGCTACGCCTCGATCGGCCGGCTCTCCGAGTCGGTCGGCGCGCAGCGGTTCGGCACCGCCTACCGGTTCCGCGACGACGAGGGCCGACTGGCCGGTGACACGCTCCCGGTCGACCTGGCCGCGAACGCCCGCAGCCTCGGCGCCGAGGTGATCCGCGCCACCACCGTCGGTGAGCTGACCGACGCGCTGGCCGCCGCACGCAAGGCGGAAGGCGTCATCGTGGTGCATGTCGACGCAGATCCGTACCAGGATTCTCCCGGAAGTGGATCGTGGTGGGACGTGCCGGTCGCGGCCTCATCTACCTTGAACACCGTGCGCGACGCGAACGCACGGTATCGGGAGGGCAAACGCGCCCAGAAGCACTACCTGTAA
- a CDS encoding sugar ABC transporter substrate-binding protein has protein sequence MAALALLVTAAACSSENAVNRDDDDTSGGKGGGTYGLKIAVVTHGAAGDAFWSIVKNGVEKAGTDLGDTVQYSSDGDPQKQAQLIDAAVNQKVDGLVVSMANPDALKASVEKAVAAGIPVITINSGASRSKEFGALTHIGQDEKVAGEAVGTELANQGVKNVVCVIHEAGNVGLEERCAAVGATLGGQIQNLQVDINNLQAAQSTIKAKLQSDTAIDGVVTLGGPVANVAAAGIAEAASPAKLATFDLNAEVAKGVQDGKILFAVDQQPYLQGYMAVTMLTQYKANLNVLGGGQQVLTGPALVTKENAAQVAELAAAGTR, from the coding sequence GTGGCTGCCCTGGCCCTCCTCGTGACCGCCGCCGCCTGTTCGAGCGAGAACGCGGTAAATCGTGACGACGATGACACCTCCGGCGGCAAGGGCGGTGGCACCTACGGCCTGAAGATCGCGGTCGTCACGCACGGCGCGGCCGGCGACGCGTTCTGGAGCATCGTCAAGAACGGCGTCGAGAAGGCCGGCACCGACCTCGGCGACACCGTCCAGTACAGCAGCGACGGCGACCCGCAGAAGCAGGCGCAGCTGATCGACGCGGCCGTGAACCAGAAGGTCGACGGCCTGGTCGTGTCGATGGCGAACCCGGACGCGCTGAAGGCGTCCGTGGAGAAGGCGGTGGCGGCCGGCATCCCGGTGATCACCATCAACTCCGGCGCGTCCCGCTCGAAGGAGTTCGGCGCGCTCACCCACATCGGCCAGGACGAGAAGGTCGCCGGTGAGGCGGTCGGCACGGAGCTTGCGAACCAGGGCGTCAAGAACGTCGTCTGCGTGATCCACGAGGCCGGCAACGTGGGCCTCGAGGAGCGCTGCGCCGCGGTCGGCGCCACGCTCGGCGGCCAGATCCAGAACCTCCAGGTGGACATCAACAACCTCCAGGCCGCGCAGTCGACGATCAAGGCGAAGCTGCAGTCGGACACCGCGATCGACGGCGTCGTCACGCTCGGCGGCCCGGTCGCGAACGTGGCCGCCGCCGGTATCGCCGAGGCCGCGTCGCCGGCCAAGCTCGCCACGTTCGACCTCAACGCGGAGGTCGCCAAGGGCGTGCAGGACGGCAAGATCCTGTTCGCGGTCGACCAGCAGCCCTACCTCCAGGGCTACATGGCGGTCACCATGCTCACCCAGTACAAGGCGAACCTGAACGTGCTCGGCGGCGGCCAGCAGGTGCTCACCGGCCCCGCGCTGGTCACCAAGGAGAACGCGGCGCAGGTCGCCGAGCTGGCCGCGGCCGGAACCCGCTGA
- a CDS encoding ABC transporter permease has product MTSAVAATEAGDERVARVGPLTRLLLKPELGALIGAVLVFAFFALLSDVFRSASGVANWLDPASTLGIMAVAVALLMIGGHFDLSAGVQTGTAAITGGILTTYYGVNTWVALLLSLALCLAIGFVNGYLVVRTKLPSFIITLGTFLMLQGLNLGVTKLVTNTVQVNNFDKIQGYGVLKTIFASEITIAGAPFQIAIVWWVLATILGSWVLLRTRFGNWIFAVGGDLTAARNVGVPVQRTTIALFMTTSFAAWFVGTTQIVRLTSIQAQAGFGQELIYIVAAVIGGCLLTGGFGSAVGASIGALIFGMTSQGIVYAGWDADWFKFFLGAMLLLAVLANQYIRRFAEQSRR; this is encoded by the coding sequence ATGACCAGCGCCGTTGCGGCAACCGAGGCGGGCGACGAACGCGTCGCCCGCGTCGGGCCGCTCACCCGCCTGCTGCTCAAGCCGGAACTGGGCGCGCTGATCGGCGCGGTGCTGGTCTTCGCGTTCTTCGCGCTGCTCTCCGACGTGTTCCGGTCGGCCAGCGGCGTGGCGAACTGGCTCGACCCGGCGTCCACGCTCGGCATCATGGCGGTCGCGGTGGCGCTGCTGATGATCGGCGGGCACTTCGACCTGTCCGCCGGCGTGCAGACCGGCACGGCCGCGATCACCGGCGGCATCCTGACCACGTACTACGGCGTGAACACCTGGGTCGCGCTGCTGCTGTCGCTGGCACTGTGCCTGGCGATCGGCTTCGTCAACGGCTACCTGGTGGTGCGCACGAAGCTGCCCAGCTTCATCATCACGCTCGGCACGTTCCTGATGCTCCAGGGCCTGAACCTGGGCGTGACGAAGCTGGTCACCAACACCGTCCAGGTCAACAACTTCGACAAGATCCAGGGGTACGGCGTCCTCAAGACGATCTTCGCCAGTGAGATCACCATCGCGGGCGCGCCGTTCCAGATCGCCATCGTCTGGTGGGTGCTCGCCACGATCCTCGGGTCGTGGGTCCTGCTGCGTACCCGGTTCGGGAACTGGATCTTCGCGGTCGGCGGTGACCTGACCGCGGCCCGCAACGTCGGCGTGCCGGTGCAGCGCACCACGATCGCGCTGTTCATGACCACGTCGTTCGCCGCCTGGTTCGTCGGCACCACGCAGATCGTCCGGCTCACCTCGATCCAGGCACAGGCCGGCTTCGGCCAGGAGCTGATCTACATCGTGGCCGCGGTGATCGGCGGATGCCTGCTGACCGGCGGTTTCGGCTCCGCGGTCGGCGCGTCGATCGGCGCGCTGATCTTCGGCATGACGTCGCAGGGCATCGTCTACGCCGGCTGGGACGCGGACTGGTTCAAGTTCTTCCTCGGCGCGATGCTGCTGCTCGCCGTGCTGGCCAACCAGTACATCCGCCGCTTCGCCGAACAGTCGCGGAGGTAG
- a CDS encoding ATP-binding cassette domain-containing protein, which produces MSSGKGAPLLEIKNVAKTFGTVISLAGVSTTVRAGEVTCVLGDNGAGKSTLIKILSGVHRPDGGELLMNGAPVSLSNPRAALDAGIATVYQDLAMVPLMAIWRNFFLGSEPTKGWGPFRRFDRQKAVEITRRELSSMGIDIRDPEQPVGTLSGGERQSVAIARAVYFGAKLLILDEPTSALGVKQAGVVLRYIAAARDRGLGVVFITHNPHHAYPIGDRFLLLNRGRSLGDLAKSEISLAELTRLMAGGAELEELAHELERDPSTSDTARLYQEEAKG; this is translated from the coding sequence ATGTCTTCCGGTAAGGGCGCTCCGCTCCTGGAGATCAAGAACGTCGCCAAGACGTTCGGCACGGTCATCTCGCTGGCCGGCGTCTCCACCACGGTACGGGCCGGCGAGGTCACCTGCGTGCTCGGCGACAACGGCGCCGGCAAGTCCACGCTCATCAAGATTCTGTCCGGCGTGCACCGGCCGGACGGCGGCGAGCTGCTGATGAACGGCGCCCCGGTGTCGCTGTCCAACCCGCGCGCGGCGCTGGACGCCGGGATCGCCACGGTCTACCAGGACCTGGCGATGGTGCCGCTGATGGCGATCTGGCGGAACTTCTTCCTCGGCTCCGAGCCGACGAAGGGGTGGGGGCCGTTCCGGCGGTTCGACCGGCAGAAGGCCGTCGAGATCACCCGGCGCGAGCTGAGCTCGATGGGCATCGACATCCGCGACCCGGAGCAGCCGGTCGGCACGCTCTCCGGCGGCGAGCGGCAGTCGGTGGCGATCGCGCGTGCGGTGTACTTCGGCGCGAAGCTGCTGATCCTGGACGAGCCCACGTCGGCGCTGGGCGTGAAGCAGGCCGGTGTCGTGCTGCGCTACATCGCGGCCGCACGCGACCGTGGGCTGGGGGTCGTCTTCATCACCCACAACCCGCACCACGCGTACCCCATCGGTGATCGCTTTCTGCTCCTGAACCGGGGCCGGAGCCTGGGTGACCTGGCGAAGTCCGAGATCTCCCTGGCCGAGCTGACCCGGCTGATGGCCGGTGGTGCCGAGCTGGAGGAGCTGGCCCACGAGCTGGAGCGCGATCCGTCCACCAGTGACACGGCGCGCCTGTACCAGGAGGAGGCGAAGGGATGA